The stretch of DNA GAGCGGACAGCGTCTTCCGCGAGCGGGAGTGAGGGCTTCTTGATTCTTGAGAAGTATTACTCGTTGCGAATGTTGGTGACACTCGGTCTTGAAAATCTATTCAAGACTCTACTCTTTCATTGCGGCGAAGCGACCGAAGTGACGTTCAAGCCCATGAGCGAGACGGAGTGCAATGCCCAGCTGCTTGATATTGTTCCGGCATTGTGTGCGACGAGCAGCCTCACGTGCCTGCTGTACGGCCGGCAACAGCAAAGCCATCAAAATCGCAATAATCGAGATCACCACCAGCAGTTCAATCAGAGTGAAACCGCCGGAACGTGATCGTGCCTTCGAGTCAGGCAGCATTCTTACAACTCCATGAATCAGCTTTAAAGTCCTCGGCAAACGAACTCGCCCTCGTCAAGGCATCATGAGCATCAGAGCAAAGGCTGATCAACAGAATTTCCGAAGTCGCTGATTCAGATCCCATAGAAACCTCAGATTGTAAGGATGAGAGCAGCACCAATCCGGTATTTTCTAGGTATCCCCATCCACACATAAACAACCACACATAAGATGATCAGCAAAGATTAGTCCAGATCTCCGATTGGCCCCATCATTCATGGACACTTCCAGATACTGCTCAACCTTGGAAAGGCTCCGGCAGTGCACTGGACTTCGGGACTTCAAACGCTTTTTGGCGAAACTTTGTCAATGAAATGGGCGAAGATCACGTTACGCCATGTACCGATGAGGTGATTTTGCAGCTTTATCGTAGACGCCGAAGTCGTTGAAGAACCACCGCTTGGCCAGGCGGTAGGCCCAGCTCTTTTCGGGAATGAGCTGTTCGGGTGTGGAAGTTCCCTGGGAGGGAAGTTTTTCCATCGCTTCGAGTTCAGCCAGTGCTGTTTTTCTCGCAGTGCCATCGGGAGCCTGGTGGTCCCCTTCCAAATCGCTAAGGCACAATCTGCTCAAGAGGCCAGAGTGGCACTTTCCATTGAGCCAGGCGTGAGTTCTGCCGCGGTGTTCTCTAAATGATCCTTTTGGGTGGATGAGAACGAGAAGGCTCGCTGGTCTTTGGTCGCCTCCCACAAAGATCCACCCAAAACCCACAGAAAGCCACCGATCCAGAGTACCTGCAGGGCGGCAATCATGTAGAACTGAAACATCAATGCAATCCAGCCACAAGCGATAAGATAGACAATAACCAGTGCATCAAGCCAGAAATACCATGGTATCTTGACGCGACGACGTTTTGCCTGTGATGCGCCTGTACTGGAAAACCCTTTGGGAGTGACGACCCAGACATTTTTTTTGGTAAAAAAAGCCTCAAAGGCAGAGACTGTATGCTGACATGAAAGTCCGGAATGCAGCACCATCAGCATGCTTCCCAAAGGGATGACACCCAGTATCTTTTGCCAATGACTGCCTTCACCAAAACGGATTCTTCCCGTGCCGTAAACTAGAAACAGAACGGGAATCAGTGCTACTCCCAGCAATGTTGATGCCAACCAGTAGCGAGTTTCCGGATACCACGTCACAATCAGCGGCACAGCCCCTGCGAGAATGATATTCGCAAATGTCACTGCTGACATTAGAGGGCCAAACAGGTGTGTCGTCGCATGTAGCTTCTTGGTGAGTGGGTAATCACTTTGCCAGACCTGGCGAATATACTTAATAGCAATTTGTAAATTTCCCTTCCACCAGCGGAAGAGTTGCAGCCTGAGGGCAATCATTGAATCGGGTAACTCGCCAGGAGTCGTGTAGTCTTCGAGATAGACAATCCTTTTGCCTCGCAACTGGGCCCGATAACTCATATCGACATCTTCAATGGCAGCTGTTGTCATCCAGCCCCCGCAATCCACGATCACCTGTTTTCGCCAGATGCCTGCAGATCCATTGTAAATTAAGAACAGATCGGTGTCGCCTCGCCCTCTCTGCTCGACTGAAAGATGCCCATCCAGAAAGAATTGCTGAACTCGAGTCACAATTGACGATTCAGGATTCAAATGCCCCCACCGACTCTGGACAATGGCAATATCTTCGTTCTGGAAGTAACGGATGGTCTGCTGGAGATAGTCTGGTTTCGGTACAAAATCAGCATCGAAAATGGCAATAAACTCACCTGTCGCCCACGTAGTTCCTTCATCCAGATTTCCGGCTTTGTAACCTGTGCGATCGATGCGGTGTCGATACTGAATATTGAGGCTGGGATCTCGCTGTTGAATCTCGGAAACTTTTTCAACAAGAATCTTTGAGCAGTCATCTGTCGAGTCATCAAGCACCTGGATCTGTAACAGGTCATGAGGATAGTCTATTCGTGAAGCGGCTTCGAGGAGTCGATGAACGACTGGAGACTCGTTGTAAATAGGAAGTTGTATGGTCACTCGCGGTAGTGACTCAGGAAGGGGTGGTACCTCCCGCTGGCAATCTTTGCGGAGTACCGAGAACCAGTAGCGACGGTAAAGGTCGAGTTGCGCGATTGTCATCACAAATGTGAGCAACGTGACAACAATCAACCCGGCAACAATTAACCAGACCATTGCGGTCTCCCTGCATCCCATTCTCGAAGTAGAACTGGATTCACTTAAGAGATGTCTTAAAGTTCAATAACAAGACGATCCTTTCAGTGAATCGTCCGTGTGAAACAGACCATTTTCAACCAGAGTCTTTACGACCTAGCTCTATCGAGAACCAGCTCATTAGAATTCGGAAGTCAGTTCGCCCCCGGATATACTGTTGAGATTGCGGTGAACCGTAAAATCCAGATTCTCAGAGATGAAACGGACACTTCCATCCCCCAGCAGCATATGCACGCCACCAGTATGCATGCTGCGGGGTGCCACTTCTCCATCGCCCCGGTCGAATGCACAACCCATTCCATTCTGTGGTGCGTTCGTGCAACCATCGACATCGTCAGCAAATGAGTCCCGGGCATTGATACCACTGCAATCGGCCAGTCCGGAAGTCCCGACATCGCAACCGCCCACGAGACTCGCACCAAAGCGGCCCAGGGCCCAGACTCCTCGCGGATCCTGGTTATTTACGCCGACACGAATCTCCCAAACCATAGCCGAGTTACTGGTCCCATCCGTGAATTCACTGAGCTTTGAACCCGAGCCAAAACCCATGGCCCCTTTCTTTTGCGATGGAGTGGCTCGATGCTGAATCTGCCATTCGTACATTTCGCGACCGAGGTTGGCACCGTAATTTGCCCGAGCCCACGGTCTGCCTGGGGTAGTTGTTGCCCCTGTGTTGTCGAAAGTGTTGTATCGCTCGAGGGGAGCACCATTGAACGCATCGGAAGGACACAAGTATCCGGGAATGGTGGTGCTGCGAACTGTGGCATTGTTTCCGCTGGCAACGCTGAGCGGGGTATTGATATCCACCAGATTGTAGAGGGGCGACTGATCAATAAATGGTAACAATGAAACCATCCAGTTCGTTCCCAGATGACGATTCTGATCGAGAACTGCAGCAAATCGGCTGGGAAGATCCTGAGTATTGTTTGTCGTCATCCTGACGATGAGACCGGCGGGCAGAGTGCCGTGATTGTCGTGATAGTTGTGGAGTGCAATGCCCAGTTGCTTGATATTGTTCCGGCATTGTGTGCGGCGAGCAGCCTCACGTGCCTGCTGTACGGCCGGCAACAGCAAAGCCATCAAAATCGCAATAATCGAGATCACCACCAGCAGTTCAATCAGAGTGAAACCGCCGGAACGTGATCGTGCCTTCGAGTCAGGCAGCATTCTTACAACTCCATGAATCAGCTTTAAAGTCCTCGGCAAACGAACTCGCCCTCGTCAAGGCATCATGAGCATCAGAGCAAAGGCTGATCAACAGAATTTCCGAAGTCGCTGATTCAGATCCCATAGAAACCTCAGATTGTAAGGATGAGAGCAGCACCAATCCGGTATTTTCTAGGTATCCCCATCCACACATAAACAACCACACATAAGATGATCAGCAAAGATTAGTCCAGATCTCCGATTGGCCCCATCATTCATGGACACTTCCAGATACTGCTCAACCTTGGAAAGGCTCCGGCAGTGCACTGGACTTCGGGACTTCAAACGCTTTTTGGCGAAACTTTGTCAATGAAATGGGCGAAGATCACGTTACGCCATGTACCGATGAGGTGATTTTGCAGCTTTATCGTAGACGCCGAAGTCGTTGAAGAACCACCGCTTGGCCAGGCGGTAGGCCCAGCTCTTTTCGGGAATGAGCTGTTCGGGTGTGGAAGTTCCCTGGGAGGGAAGTTTTTCCATCGCTTCGAGTTCAGCCAGTGCTGTTTTTCTCGCAGTGCCATCGGGAGCCTGGTGGTCTTCGACGAGCCGCTTCAGCAGGTCTGGTCGTTCGAGCACAATGCAGCCCCGTGTCGAAGAAGCAGCGAGCTTGCGGAAGTCTTCGAGAAAGACGGACTGCCGGAAGACTTCGCGAATCGGTCGTTCATCATGGATCGACTCTTTGGCAAACTGGACAATCGGGCAAGGTTCGATACCTCCCCACGGGCTAATGTGATGGGAGATGCCGGTTGCAGCCGGGCACAGGGCACGCCCTTCTCCATCGTAATAGGCATCGACGACGCCAATGGGCTTCGTGGCGCGAATGTTGACGACAAACTGGCGAATTCGCAGTTGCTCTTCCTGAGAGAGTGCCAGTTGAGGCTGTGGATTGGGGCCCATAGGCCGGTAAACGTGGAACCAGGTATAGAGCACACCCATTTCAATCAGCCGGTCGACCCAGGCTTCTGTCAGCAGATCGTCGATGTTCGTCTTGCAGATACTCGTACAGACGCCTGTGACGAGACGTTGATTGAGGCAGTTCTGCAGACCGATCATCGTTTTGCTGAGCACATTCGACCGGCCGCGTCGTTCATCGCTGACAATCTCGGTCCCTTCGACGCTGATCAGCGGAGTCACATTGCCGATCTGTCGTAATCGGCGGGCGACCTCTTGGGTAATAAAGTGTCCGTTGGTAAAGACCTGAAAATAGCAATCCGGGTGACTCGCCAGAATATCGAGAAGCTGTGGATGCATGAAAGGCTCACCCCCCACGATCCCGAAAAAGCTGTTGCCGGCCTGTTTCGCATCATTGATCAACCTGTTGGCGGCTTCCAGGCTGATGGTCTGCTGTTTGGAGGCGACATCGACCCAGCATCCCTGACACCTGAGGTTACAACTGTTGATAATAGAGATGTATAAGAACGGTGGAAAGCTCTCCCCCTGCTTGAGCCTTTGTTTGAATTTATGGACCG from Planctopirus ephydatiae encodes:
- a CDS encoding glycosyltransferase; the protein is MVWLIVAGLIVVTLLTFVMTIAQLDLYRRYWFSVLRKDCQREVPPLPESLPRVTIQLPIYNESPVVHRLLEAASRIDYPHDLLQIQVLDDSTDDCSKILVEKVSEIQQRDPSLNIQYRHRIDRTGYKAGNLDEGTTWATGEFIAIFDADFVPKPDYLQQTIRYFQNEDIAIVQSRWGHLNPESSIVTRVQQFFLDGHLSVEQRGRGDTDLFLIYNGSAGIWRKQVIVDCGGWMTTAAIEDVDMSYRAQLRGKRIVYLEDYTTPGELPDSMIALRLQLFRWWKGNLQIAIKYIRQVWQSDYPLTKKLHATTHLFGPLMSAVTFANIILAGAVPLIVTWYPETRYWLASTLLGVALIPVLFLVYGTGRIRFGEGSHWQKILGVIPLGSMLMVLHSGLSCQHTVSAFEAFFTKKNVWVVTPKGFSSTGASQAKRRRVKIPWYFWLDALVIVYLIACGWIALMFQFYMIAALQVLWIGGFLWVLGGSLWEATKDQRAFSFSSTQKDHLENTAAELTPGSMESATLAS
- a CDS encoding DUF1559 domain-containing protein yields the protein MLPDSKARSRSGGFTLIELLVVISIIAILMALLLPAVQQAREAARRTQCRNNIKQLGIALHNYHDNHGTLPAGLIVRMTTNNTQDLPSRFAAVLDQNRHLGTNWMVSLLPFIDQSPLYNLVDINTPLSVASGNNATVRSTTIPGYLCPSDAFNGAPLERYNTFDNTGATTTPGRPWARANYGANLGREMYEWQIQHRATPSQKKGAMGFGSGSKLSEFTDGTSNSAMVWEIRVGVNNQDPRGVWALGRFGASLVGGCDVGTSGLADCSGINARDSFADDVDGCTNAPQNGMGCAFDRGDGEVAPRSMHTGGVHMLLGDGSVRFISENLDFTVHRNLNSISGGELTSEF
- a CDS encoding radical SAM/SPASM domain-containing protein, with amino-acid sequence MYLEFAARLLTVTDKRLAWKLAWNMGVKGALSVHKFKQRLKQGESFPPFLYISIINSCNLRCQGCWVDVASKQQTISLEAANRLINDAKQAGNSFFGIVGGEPFMHPQLLDILASHPDCYFQVFTNGHFITQEVARRLRQIGNVTPLISVEGTEIVSDERRGRSNVLSKTMIGLQNCLNQRLVTGVCTSICKTNIDDLLTEAWVDRLIEMGVLYTWFHVYRPMGPNPQPQLALSQEEQLRIRQFVVNIRATKPIGVVDAYYDGEGRALCPAATGISHHISPWGGIEPCPIVQFAKESIHDERPIREVFRQSVFLEDFRKLAASSTRGCIVLERPDLLKRLVEDHQAPDGTARKTALAELEAMEKLPSQGTSTPEQLIPEKSWAYRLAKRWFFNDFGVYDKAAKSPHRYMA